The region atccaagttctTAGTCCAGTTCTCGGCAAGTAAAACCAAACAAGTGACGATTGAGGACTTGTACAATGTGCGCCAGTCTGAGGGCGAGACTCTGAAGCAGTATGTGAAACGGTTCGGCGCCGCGTCGGTAAAAATAGAGGAGTCAGAGCCGAATGCCTGTGCTCGTGCCTTCAAGAACGGATTGCAACCTGGGATGCTAAATAGCAAGTTGAGTCGCAAGCCGGCCCGATCAATGGCTGAGGTTCAGGCGAGAGCAAACACTTATATacttgacgaggaggacgatgctTTTAAGCGAAGGCGTACGAAGGTAGAGAAAGATGGCGATCAGAGGGATGCATCGCCAGAGGATAAGCCGAGCACAGAGAAAGCGGAAGGGAGCAAGAGACGAGACAGAAAGATGCGTACGAATGAAAAAGCGCCGAGAGAACCATTGTACCCCAATAAGGAGAATTCCGAGCGTCGCCGACCCTGGCAACAAGTAGACTCTCGTCGGCGAGAGGAGTCAGGGAAAAGTTTGAGTGCGCATTTGACGGAGCTGCTGCGTGAGGTTAAGGCGACACAAGCAGTGGAGGAAGGCAAGAAAGAAACAGGCTCGCCCCGGGCGATGTTAGATAAGaccaagtggtgcgagtatcaccgCTCGGCGGGACATGACATTGGGGACTGTTTTACTCTGAAGAATGAAATTGAGAAGCTCATCCGAGCGGGGCGGTCACAGCTGGGTGACCGTGATGATCGCTGGAGCGGGGAGCGGCAACGAGGGAACCGGTATAATGGGTCTCGCCAACAAGCTGATCGTAAACGGGAGGATCACCGCCGTACCCCAAGCGCCGACAAAAAGGAAACACCGGCCACACGGAAAATGGGGCGGAGGAAACCTTCAATAAGGACCTTGAGCCGCCGGTTGGGACGATAAATACGATTGCAGGTGGTTTCGGTGGAGGCGGAGAAACAGCTTCGGCGAGGAGAAGACATGTCAGGGCAGTAACGTCGGTATAGCAGTATGATACCCGTTTTGGTTTCCAACATCCAGATATCGTGATATCGTCGGCGGATTTTGAAGGAATAAAGACGCACAAGGATGATCTCGTGGTTGTCATGATAAGGATAAACAGCTTCAATGTGCGGGGAGTTCTTCTGGATCAGGGAAGCTCCGCTGATATCATCTATGGGGATGCGTTTGACCAGCTAGGATTGACGGATAAAGATCTGATGCCTTACACAGGGACATTGGTAGGTTTCTCGGGCGAGCACGTATGGGTACGAGGGTATATCGATTTGGACACAATCTTTGGTGTCGATGAGAATGCCAAACTTCTTCGTGTGAGGTACTTGGTGTTGCAGGTTGTGGCTTCATATAACGTCATCATTGGGAGAAACACACTCAACCGCCTTTGCGCAGTGATTTCAACAGCACACTTGGCGGTGAAATACCCCTTGATGTGCGGAAGAGTGGGGAAGATCGTGGTGGACCAGAGAAGGGCAAGAGAGTGCTACAACAACTGCCTCAGCATGTACGGAAAGAAAGGAGCTGGAGAGGGACACCGGTGCCACGAGGTGGAGATTTTAGAAAGCAAACAAGACAGGTTGAGTGGGCAGAAGCAGGAGACAGAACAGACCCTCGACAGGAAGGAGAAGAGACAACGGGACAGTCGGAGCCAGGTTAAGCAAGAAGGTAAGGCAGGGCGAAACAGGCAATTCACAGATATCCGGGCAAAGGAACGTTGGGCAGGAATTATTGACGACTTGGAAAGGTATAAGTTTAGTAGGGGGTGCTGGCGATCGAGCCTAGGCTCACGCCAGGGCAGGAGCGGCGATTGGAGAAGTGGGTAGAGGACAATTTCGACCTCTTCAGTTGGAGTTCGAAAGATGCGACACTATGGGAACTTCCGCGGTTCAGGACACCAACTCTTTCGAGCAAGGGACCGAACGAGCAGGAATGGAAAACGGCGATAAGCCAGGAAATGGACCCAGAAATTCTTCGGCGCCAAGGTTACGAGCAAAAGGGAAATGAAGTGTTTGGGCGGGCCCAGGGAAAGCAGAAGGCGGGAAAGAGAGGCCCGACATATCGCAACAAGAACAAGGGAAAGGCTAAGGTGAAGCAAGGGAAATCGGCCAGAACAATGACTCTCGAGAACAAAAAAGCCAAGTGGAACGAACAAGAGAGTGAATTAGAGGCAAGCTGGCGAGAAAGGCAACTCTACAATAGCAGGGAGTGGGTGGCGAGTACGTCAGGCACGAAGGGCGAGGTGCTGGGCATAATACTTTGACTTGACGGCTTGGCAACCGGGGCGAGGATGCAGCCAAGGAACAACATTGGAAGGAATATCAGAAGGAATAGgacaaaaaaataaagatgcactctttttctccatctcgggagttttttaatgaggcatccctcaatgtaccaaaaaaaaatcttttacaaatgaaatacaaaaggatattcaccggcaatactcctaactcaaAAGATgcggtcgcccggtgggaaaaattccccggaggtggcaatcccaacacgaccttgatgtctggggattgctccgggaaagGCCGGCGCGAACCGGGGCTATCCAAatagcaactcaactaacatgcCACGTTCGcttggtgggaaaaattccccgaaggtggcaatcccaacacgaccttgatgtctgggaaTTACCCCGGGAAAGTCCGGCGTGAAGcgctgacctctcgttggcTATGTGTGCGGGAAAGCGACTTATCCCCAAAATGGGGTGGGTCCTTTATTCccttagtctccccgaaatctgggaatacgaggcctccccgaaatatgggcgagaacacAAACTAGgcgtaagtctgggtaaactcatatggccattgggcccctaGCAATGTAAGTCCTTGACGGGATAAAACCGccaaggccacacctgctcttacgggaaatattggtgtgaagaaaagcctcagttcaaaactgagcaaaagtcctagtttctttggcacaccttcaaaatcgctacacgagcgCTAAAGGAGAAACAAAGCCTAAACGGTGGAGAAAAAATGAAACGAGGCCTTAAAGGCGACGAGGCGACCACAAGGAGAAAATTCACAACGAAACGATGCGTAAATTAAACTAAACAAAATGGGAACAATATTCAATTACAAAACGGGAAAAGGAAAATCAGTACAAGATAATATACATTGacattttctctctttcaatTTCAGCAGCAGCAAAACGCTCAGCAGTGAAGCCTGGGGGATCGTCAAGGCCAACAAGCCCATGTGGAGTAACCTTCTTGAAAGCTCCCATTCCGTCAAGGTTAATTCCCTTGTAGAGATGTTGGACCTAAGCTTTGGCATCAAAGAAACCGCGGCCACGTTCTTCCACGACCTCGGCAGCAACTCCAGCCACCAACCTTGCCTGAGAGGTCTTGATTATGGAGTCCATGTCCGCAAGGGCCTGGGCCTTTGACGCGAGTTGGGACCTCACGTCGGCGAGAGACTCGTTCTTCGCCCCCAACTCGCTGCGAAGGGACACGATTTCCATGTCCTTGACAATATAAGCGGCTCTGTTCGCGTTGATCGCCTCCATCTTCGCCTTTACCTCTTATTGCAACTCGTCCCGCTCCAT is a window of Lotus japonicus ecotype B-129 chromosome 5, LjGifu_v1.2 DNA encoding:
- the LOC130717411 gene encoding uncharacterized protein LOC130717411 yields the protein MKNIVLETYNGKVDPKEHLLYFNTKMVISAASDAVKCRMFPATFKGTVMAWFTILPRGSITNFRDFSSKFLVQFSASKTKQVTIEDLYNVRQSEGETLKQYVKRFGAASVKIEESEPNACARAFKNGLQPGMLNSKLSRKPARSMAEVQARANTYILDEEDDAFKRRRTKVEKDGDQRDASPEDKPSTEKAEGSKRRDRKMRTNEKAPREPLYPNKENSERRRPWQQVDSRRREESGKSLSAHLTELLREVKATQAVEEGKKETGSPRAMLDKTKWCEYHRSAGHDIGDCFTLKNEIEKLIRAGRSQLGDRDDRWSGERQRGNRYNGSRQQADHIVISSADFEGIKTHKDDLVVVMIRINSFNVRGVLLDQGSSADIIYGDAFDQLGLTDKDLMPYTGTLVGFSGEHVWVRGYIDLDTIFGVDENAKLLRVRYLVLQVVASYNVIIGRNTLNRLCAVISTAHLAVKYPLMCGRVGKIVVDQRRARECYNNCLSMYGKKGAGEGHRCHEVEILESKQDRLSGQKQETEQTLDRKEKRQRDSRSQVKQEGKAGRNRQFTDIRAKERWAGIIDDLERYKFSRGCWRSSLGSRQGRSGDWRSG